From the genome of Planctomycetia bacterium, one region includes:
- a CDS encoding IS5/IS1182 family transposase, with translation ISWLHQFRRLRVRYERRDDIHEAFMLLGCIVICGYFL, from the coding sequence CATCAGTTGGCTACATCAATTTCGACGCTTACGGGTTCGCTATGAACGACGCGATGACATCCACGAAGCGTTCATGCTACTCGGGTGCATCGTCATCTGCGGCTATTTCCTCTAA